The stretch of DNA CCTCCAGTTTTTCACCCTCACGCTCATGAATCTCTACTTTGCCCAGGTAATGATGCCCAGGATGGGGGCAGAAGGCCAGGGGAGGGGATAGGTAGCCAGATCTGGCACCGACATTTCCTACCTTTTTGGCCCAGGTGGTGTTTAAGGCTAAGACAAAGCAGCACCCAGAGATGAGCCGGGGCCTGTGAGTATTCCTGGCCGGAGGCCCTCCCTCTCCCTCATGAGTCCCAAGAACCGGGGTAGGGGATGTGGTTCAGGCTGGCAGCCGTTAGTCTCATTTCTGGCCCATCATCCAGATGGGGCTGTTGTGTGGCTAGAATTCAGACCAGGGATTCCACCAGGGCAGCCCCAGGTAGAACCAGCAGCTTTATCACTGGTGGTGGTGATGCCTGTCTGGTGCCCTCCTCACAGCCTGGAGGGTGCCCATGGCATTTCCTAGGTTTGTGGCCAGCACTCAGAGAGGCCTGTCCTGGGGGGGGTGATCACCATGGGCAAGGGTAATGTTAGGGGGGACTGGGCTTGGGCAAGACTGACCAGAGCCTGTGGGTCGTAGGCTGGCCGTGCGGGGGGCATTTGTGGGGGCTTCGCTGCTCTTCCTGCTGGTGAATGTGCTGTGTGCCATGCTGTCCCGTCGGCGCCAGACACAGCCCTGGGCACTGCTACTGGTTCGAGTGTTGGTCAGCGACTCGCTCTTTGTGATCTGTGCCCTCTCTCTGGCTGCCTGTCTCTGCCTGGTGGCCCGGCGGGCCCCCTCAACCAGCATCTACCTGGAGGCCAAGGTAGGCGCTTGCCTCAGGGGCTTCAGAGCTCAAGGGGTGAGTGGAGCCTGGACAGAGAGTTAGAGCCCACTGGGCCATGGGGCTGGGTAGGACCTAGGAAGCTGGATGTAGATGGAGGGCATTGGTCTTCTGTCCTTTGAGTAAGTGCCTCTCCGTATGCTAGGGGACCAGCGTGTGCCAGGCTGCAGCCATGGGAGGTGCCATGGTCCTGCTGTATGCCAGCCGGGCCTGCTACAACCTGGCAGCCCTGGCATTGGCCCCCCACAGCCGGCTGGACACCTTTGATTATGACTGGTACAACGTCTCTGACCAGGTGGGTGAGCTACTGGGTGGGTTCCTCTCTCCTCGCCCTTCTCAGTCCTTGGGGAGCCTTTAGCTGTCTTTCCTAAGATCCTGCCCTGCTGAGACCTCTATGGCACTGCTCTGGTATGtgtccctttcctctctcccctcctccatcaGGCTGACCTGGTGAATGACCTGGGGGACAAGGGTTACTTGGTATTTGGCCTCATCCTGTTTGTGTGGGAGCTGCTGCCCACCACCTTGCTTGTTGGCTTCTTTCGGGTACACCGGCCTCCACAGGACCTGGTAAGCTCCTCCCTTGCCCACCCTTTGAGGTGACCTGAAGGGGGTGGAGTAGGGCTTcacagaagggagagagaatgtgCATGGAGCCTCTAACCTCTTTTGACCTCTTTGCAAAGAGTACCAGCCGAATTATCAACGGACAGGTCTTTGGTTCTCGATCTTACTTCTTCGACCGGGCTGGACATTGTGAAGATGAGGGAGGACCTTGGGAACACAGCCGGGGAGAGAGTACCAGGTATGGGGCTGTATCTGAGGGGGTCCTCCTGTGACATGTTGTCTCTGGGATTGAAAAACCTGAGGCCCAGGGCACTGCCATCTCCCATGTCTCTGCTTTGGCAGCCTTAGCTGTCCTGCCTTCTGCCACTTGGCCTTTCCTCTGGGACTAAAGGATCGTTCTCAGCTTGGCTGGTCTGGGGCACCTCCATTGCTTGTTGGGGCCTGTGTGTTCAGTCACCCCATCTCTTCCTGCAGCCTGTCGGGAAGCCTGGGGGCTGGCAGCTGGTACAGTGCTATTGGGCGGGAGCCCGGCTGGTGTGGGGGCAGCCAGACCCGAACCGCACCGCTCCTCTTCTCCCAGGTGGCTGGGCCTGCTGGCCACCATCACCACAGCCTCTACTCTACTCCACAGACATGAGtgcttcccccaccccctgaGCTGCCCCCCTGCCCTCTGTCCCTGCCCGGTCTGCAGCTTCTAGTGCTGGGTCCTGCTCCTCCACCACTCCCTCCTGCTGGTGGTGGCACTGTCTGCCAGATGCACATTGCATTCTGGCATGCTGCCCTAACTTGCATTGTGGAGCCAGCTACCTCTACTGTGCCTCCTGCTCAATAAACAGTGCCGTGTCCCTGTTGGAGCTGTGGTGTGCTGCTGTCTTGACTCATAGGCTTGACTTCCAGGTTCTTACACTAGAAGGGAGAAGTCACCTGGGCCTGTCTAGTGTTTTACAGGGTagaaaactgagttccagaaAATCAAGGGGTTAATAACAATCCCAAAGAAGCCCCAAGAAGCCAGGGCTCTTCCCCTACTATTATGCCTCCAGAGGTTCCCGACCTCTAACCTTAAAACAAGGCCCTGGCATGGAAAAGGACCAAATTCTCTGCATGAACTTCCCCTGGATTAGTAGTGACTCAGGAGCTAGAAGACTGGAAGGGAGGCAGATGGACCTCTTCACTAAATGGGCTCAGGTCTGACTTAGACTCCTTCCAAGTGAGGACAGGAtactataatatttaaaattatgaggctgattgtagcttaataattttattaaatcagaagtagtagtagtagtagtagtagtagtagtagtagtagtagtagtagtagtagtagtagtagtagtagtagNtagtagtagtagtagtagtagtagtagtagtagtagtagtagtagtaatagtaaagagaggacaaagtaggagagaggtagagagatacttGGCTTTCTAATCTGTTGGCCACCTTAATGGGCCTGTAGCTACAACCCAGTAAGGGTCCACTCTGTTCCTTCATACACATGCCAAAGACCTCAACTTCCTGCCAGTCTCAGTTTATAaaccttttctccacccactaagtCTCACAGGTCACATCTCGgaaaccaatcatagtttcttaattttcctgggccgcccagggggcagtgcctgtggaattaTTGATTTGGggtgttggtgattttcttttcctaaaattgctttaaaagatttAAACTTTGGAATTAAGGATAATTATTGCAATCCCTCCCCCCCTTAGGAAGGTGTTGACCAATACTAGAATCATCCTGGGATACAAGGCTGAGTTACagagtatatgaatcaattcttaaaagaaaataaatccaatggaagagaaaaaattaaattctggataaaaatatatatcaaaatcttaaatgtataaaattaagagtgaaaaacaaaagaataaacccataacaggtccttgaattacCAGCAAGACCCAATTAAAGTGACATGTCCTACAATTGCAGCAATGTTGTATTCACCCgttggcagccaggactacaggacattgccatactataaaagagaagggactagattttgagataaaagggaagtatgattccttagtctgattttaccttcaatctcaTGGAATGGGGAGCCAAAGTGAAAGCCAAACAAACGAAGGTACTTGTAGAAACCTGGCACAGGGAAGTCCAATATCTGAATATGTCAAATAGCTGCTTCCTCGAACCTCAAAACAAatcctctgtcttggcacagatcctcatcaatcccacagggattgttggtctccttgaccttgtgcttctttgcactgtacagtggttcttttgtgatcccttcttctgaagtcagacataattattaattaaattcccATAATACTTAATGACCAATGGcaagtttccatagtctaaagcttttgggtatgcattggtattagggctaatagatattgtaaatttatccttcaaaataaaaaacatttatactGATTCCATGTGTTCAcgtacaaaagaagaaaaaagtcaaatgtCCTATTgtaaatataaggaaaaccaaTAATAAAAAATTGAGGAATACACATCCCATTTGACAATGGGTCAGCCAAACAGGCATAACAAAAGGTTTCCCACTCAAAAGCGAGCACTATTTCCCCTCTGACTTGGCCATAATCCACAATGCAGGtatacataaattttaaaaaaaaaaaacatatagctAACAAAAACATACTTGCTGAAAGTGACATTGTATAATGGAATATCTTAGATTAATATGTAAACAAGAACAAAAtcaaatcttaaaacaagcagcaaatatatgtgacaggatacagtcactcAGTGTTAGCAGATTACCcgttttacatgtgagcaatgaatccaagagtccttttctccaattttgatagcttttGGAGTAGTTCACTTGAAATTATATACACCATGTCTCCTGGGTAGAGTTATATTAAAGACTTCTTTACAGAGACTTCAATACAGAGAGAGGAACAGACTGAAACAGCATCAATAAGGCAGTGGGGTCTGAAAGgacttaaaattcacctccagactctttgaggtcccttcctctCCAGAGTACCATCATTCGTCTAGATTTCTTGGGCACATCTTTGGCCACACCTCTGGTTAATTTGACCATTTCTCTGTGGTACCTCACACTGATAACAGATTCCTTGGCATGGTGCATTATGGTCTGAGTTATAATTTACCTTATTACAATCACTGATTCTTTAGaggatctattattattattatttctccagcttcttctgtttctattttcctAATTCCTCGTCCTGCATTTCATAGCTACATGACcttcctttccaaaaaaata from Gracilinanus agilis isolate LMUSP501 unplaced genomic scaffold, AgileGrace unplaced_scaffold47485, whole genome shotgun sequence encodes:
- the GPR137 gene encoding integral membrane protein GPR137 isoform X2, which encodes MPGMEGNLSGLVPAAGLVPALPPAVTLGLTAAYTTLYGLLFLSVYAQLWLVLLYGHKRLSYQTVFLALCLLWAALRTTLFSFYFRDTARANRLGPLPFWLLYCCPVCLQFFTLTLMNLYFAQVVFKAKTKQHPEMSRGLLAVRGAFVGASLLFLLVNVLCAMLSRRRQTQPWALLLVRVLVSDSLFVICALSLAACLCLVARRAPSTSIYLEAKADLVNDLGDKGYLVFGLILFVWELLPTTLLVGFFRVHRPPQDLSTSRIINGQVFGSRSYFFDRAGHCEDEGGPWEHSRGESTSLSGSLGAGSWYSAIGREPGWCGGSQTRTAPLLFSQVAGPAGHHHHSLYSTPQT
- the GPR137 gene encoding integral membrane protein GPR137 isoform X1 produces the protein MPGMEGNLSGLVPAAGLVPALPPAVTLGLTAAYTTLYGLLFLSVYAQLWLVLLYGHKRLSYQTVFLALCLLWAALRTTLFSFYFRDTARANRLGPLPFWLLYCCPVCLQFFTLTLMNLYFAQVVFKAKTKQHPEMSRGLLAVRGAFVGASLLFLLVNVLCAMLSRRRQTQPWALLLVRVLVSDSLFVICALSLAACLCLVARRAPSTSIYLEAKGTSVCQAAAMGGAMVLLYASRACYNLAALALAPHSRLDTFDYDWYNVSDQADLVNDLGDKGYLVFGLILFVWELLPTTLLVGFFRVHRPPQDLSTSRIINGQVFGSRSYFFDRAGHCEDEGGPWEHSRGESTSLSGSLGAGSWYSAIGREPGWCGGSQTRTAPLLFSQVAGPAGHHHHSLYSTPQT